In Gossypium arboreum isolate Shixiya-1 chromosome 5, ASM2569848v2, whole genome shotgun sequence, a single genomic region encodes these proteins:
- the LOC108452515 gene encoding UPF0496 protein At1g20180-like has product MWARFRAFKIKRGEKEVRDGRKSLNVNDEYLSALRTKSYLEFSSKAQILANESSSSFKFFQLLEPCPDTISSSILKSTILSEMPELKTLILDYFDISAEASKICGHLLTKINQIQRNYHFIQRALDLFDDCYHSPDNMRQVLSDFNSFLALKNPFSNPIKHDFEIINEKYSSILRHLKSKKRKVTRKIKLIKFIHKTSGICLTTACGLLVIIAIVIAAHTLAPLSMAPAILAFVPEKLLKKKKQVLKKLPCLNCWFLRKVGEQLDVAAKGTYILNRDFDTLSRLVSRLNDEVEHKKEMIGVCLERQREDHRFCLQIVKELKKSHGGFWKQLEELEEHVYLCLVTINRVRALVIKEMTASFTQGFRDD; this is encoded by the exons ATGTGGGCAAGGTTTAGAGCTTTCAAGATCAAAAGAG GTGAAAAAGAAGTGAGAGATGGTCGCAAAAGCTTGAATGTAAATGATGAATACCTTAGTGCATTAAGAACCAAATCATACCTAGAATTTTCCTCTAAAGCTCAAATATTAGCCAATGAATCCTCGTCTTCAttcaaattctttcaactcttggAACCCTGTCCCGACACCATATCTTCTTCCATCTTAAAATCTACAATCCTTTCCGAAATGCCCGAACTCAAAACCCTAATCCTCGATTACTTCGATATTAGTGCTGAAGCTTCGAAAATTTGCGGTCATCTCCTCACTAAAATCAACCAAATCCAACGTAATTATCACTTCATTCAACGAGCACTCGATTTGTTTGATGATTGTTATCATTCTCCTGATAACATGAGACAAGTTCTTTCGGATTTCAACTCATTCCTTGCCCTAAAAAACCCATTTTCTAACCCTATCAAACATGATTTCGAGATAATCAATGAAAAATACTCCTCAATATTGCGCCATCttaaatcaaagaaaagaaaggttACTCGGAAGATAAAGCTGATCAAGTTCATCCACAAAACATCCGGGATTTGTTTAACGACAGCTTGTGGATTGCTAGTAATAATAGCTATAGTTATAGCAGCACATACTCTTGCACCATTGTCAATGGCGCCTGCAATTTTGGCCTTCGTCCCTGAAAAGCttttaaagaagaaaaaacaGGTACTGAAGAAACTTCCATGTTTGAATTGTTGGTTCCTTAGGAAAGTTGGGGAGCAACTTGATGTTGCTGCCAAGGGAACTTATATCTTGAATCGGGATTTCGATACTCTGAGTCGGCTGGTTTCTAGGTTAAATGATGAAGTTGAACACAAGAAGGAAATGATAGGGGTTTGTTTGGAGAGGCAAAGGGAAGATCATAGGTTTTGTCTTCAAATCGTGAAGGAGTTGAAGAAGAGCCATGGTGGATTCTGGAAACAGCTGGAGGAGCTTGAAGAACATGTTTATTTGTGCCTTGTAACAATCAATCGAGTGAGGGCATTAGTAATCAAGGAAATGACAGCATCTTTTACACAAGGTTTCAGGGACGACTAG
- the LOC108450880 gene encoding protein MAIN-LIKE 1-like — MTGPPSSLIEDYLQEAGFWHVAMMGRGCKLDLKLISALIERWRPETHAFHLPCGECTITLKDVHLQLGLPVDGDAVIGSVHSADWGAVCYELLGAIPDNINRGRIEMGWLRDTFPEPDDDSTELEKI; from the coding sequence ATGACCGGTCCTCCATCATCGTTGATAGAGGATTACCTACAGGAAGCGGGTTTTTGGCATGTGGCGATGATGGGTcgggggtgcaagttggacctGAAACTTATTAGTGCGTTGATAGAAaggtggagacccgagacgcACGCATTTCATCTTCCATGTGGAGAGTGCACTATCACTTTGAAAGACGTGCATTTGCAATTAGGATTGCCGGTGGACGGGGACGCAGTCATTGGGTCCGTTCATTCTGCTGATTGGGGAGCGGTATGCTACGAGCTTTTGGGTGCTATTCCAGACAATATTAACAGAGGTCGGATCGAGATGGgctggttacgagacacatttCCGGAGCCGGATGATGATTCTACCGAACTAGAAAAAATTTGA
- the LOC108450881 gene encoding uncharacterized protein LOC108450881, translating to MSSELCRPNAGRPCMVRKEFDKPHQGITGGQYRVHLRNRTCDCGRIDALRYPCAHVIAACQNLRLNPMSYVDDVYKLEYMYNVWRHIFPPVPDERKWPSVSLAPFKLLPDRELRCKPKGRPCSTRIRNNMDIRETTNQQKLCGWCRNPGHTSRLCPNRNS from the exons ATGAGCAGCGAGTTATGCAGGCCAAATGCAGGGAGGCCATGTATGGTGCGTaaag AGTTTGACAAACCGCACCAAGGTATTACTGGCgggcaatatcgtgtacacttAAGAAATAGGACTTGCGATTGTGGGAGGATTGACGCACTTCGTTATCCATGCGCTCATGTAATTGCAGCTTGTCAAAATCTTCGTTTGAATCCCATGAGCTATGTCGACGACGTGTACAAATTGGAATACATGTATAACGTGTGGAGACACATATTCCCACCGGTCCCAGATGAACGTAAGTGGCCCTCTGTATCGCTTGCTCCGTTTAAGCTGTTACCGGATAGAGAGTTGCGGTGTAAACCAAAGGGTCGACCTTGCTCGACTAGAATACGCAACAATATGGATATCCGAGAAACAACCAATCAACAGAAGTTATGtggatggtgtaggaacccaggcCATACAAGTAGATTATGTCCAAATCGCAATAGTTGA
- the LOC108450882 gene encoding uncharacterized protein LOC108450882, translating into MAMQQLYGDWDESYNELQSWISAMVEYVPGTVVDLQTLPYRGPNGKLKLGKRVFRRLFWTFDLCVRAFSHCKAVVQVDGTWLYGKYTQILLIAIAQDGNGNVLPIAFAIVESENSESWAYFIRNLQRHVVRQDNICIISDRSKGLVTAIRQSEVPWRSVYCIRHIIVNFHNEYKNKDWRKRIVNMGYELEPHRFRHKLARLETDMAGCKPSLTQWSSSMEPWQWAQCFDEGYRYGHMTTNLVKAVNSVLRRTRHLPISAVFSATFYRLATLMPKMRLKQAKQLEAGHVYVEKIRDAMKDNTQRLMNVELYSQNLETFRVTEYISRRSGIPPRSYGVDLRNRRCECRMFQALRYPCAHVVAACATYSLNVKQYIDDVYTFERTLRIWGNEFPVLKDISTWEVQSPVFEILPDRSLRRRVKGRPTITRIRNDMDVREQVDPKRCTICRTVGHNRSKCPNGNVYTGQSSRSEKN; encoded by the exons ATGGCCATGCAACAATTGTACGGCGACTGGGATGAGTCATACAATGAACTTCAGAGTTGGATTTCAGCAATGGTAGAGTATGTCCCAGGAACTGTTGTGGACTTGCAAACGTTGCCTTATAGAGGCCCTAATGGAAAATTAAAACTGGGAAAAAGAGTGTTTCGTCGACTGTTCTGGACTTTCGATCTATGTGTTAGGGCCTTCTCCCACTGCAAAGCGGTAGTGCAAGTTGATGGAACATGGCTTTATGGAAAATACACGCAGATACTTCTGATTGCGATTGCACAAGACGGTAATGGAAATGTACTACCAATCGCTTTTGCCATCGTAGAGTCGGAGAACTCTGAATCATGGGCATATTTCATTCGAAACTTACAGAGACATGTTGTCAGGCAAGACAACATTTGCATTATATCTGACAGATCGAAGGGTCTTGTTACTGCAATTCGACAATCGGAGGTTCCGTGGAGGTCTGTCTATTGTATTCGTCACATCATTGTGAACTTCCACAATGAGTATAAGAACAAAGACTGGCGCAAACGAATTGTCAACATGG GGTACGAGCTGGAACCACACCGATTTAGACATAAGTTGGCGAGGTTAGAGACTGATATGGCGGGCTGCAAACCTTCTCTTACACAGTGGTCGAGTAGCATGGAGCCGTGGCAATGGGCTCAATGTTTTGATGAGGGGTACCGTTATGGCCATATGACAACTAACCTTGTTAAGGCCGTTAACTCCGTTTTAAGGCGTACGCGTCACTTGCCAATTTCAGCTGTTTTTTCAGCCACATTTTACAGGTTAGCAACCTTAATGCCAAAAATGAGGTTGAAACAAGCAAAACAGTTAGAGGCAGGACACGTGTACGTCGAAAAAATCAGAGATGCCATGAAAGATAACACTCAAAGGTTGATGAATGTAGAACTATATTCTCAAAATTTGGAAACTTTTCGAGTGACAGAGTATATCAGTCGTCGGTCAGGGATCCCACCACGGTCCTATGGAGTTGATCTCCGAAACAGGCGGTGTGAGTGCAGGATGTTCCAAGCACTACGATACCCGTGTGCACATGTGGTTGCAGCTTGTGCTACCTATAGTTTGAATGTCAAACAATATATCGATGATGTATACACATTTGAACGTACGTTGCGTATTTGGGGTAACGAGTTTCCTGTATTAAAGGATATATCGACATGGGAAGTGCAATCGCCTGTATTCGAGATATTGCCTGATCGGTCACTACGTAGGAGAGTCAAAGGTAGACCGACAATAACGAGGATTCGAAACGACATGGATGTAAGAGAACAAGTAGATCCAAAGCGTTGCACCATATGTAGAACAGTTGGCCACAATCGGAGCAAATGTCCCAATGGAAATGTCTACACTGGCCAATCTTCACGGtctgaaaaaaattaa
- the LOC108452834 gene encoding citrate-binding protein-like, whose amino-acid sequence MKASNCYKLLIIVVIFCLKDHWFICGADPTDGFTRVPLTDENFDLQKPYNIPLSQRYNYSDGIRSFWVYNKDKSFKPDSDTRPRTEVRIKGHDYSSGIWQFEGYAFVPTGTSGVTIVQIHGAAEGATTLQLRIYNGNMRYYRYNLVATDLYDKWFRVNVIHDVGKGKITVFIDGEEKFVVNDQGPGDLYFKCGVYAAPAKSSNFMESRWRDIKLFKK is encoded by the exons ATGAAGGCTTCCAATTGCTACAAACTTTTGATTATTGTTGTTATTTTTTGTTTGAAAGATCATTGGTTTATTTGTGGTGCGGATCCTACGGATGGGTTCACTCGTGTGCCATTGACAGATGAGAATTTCGATTTACAGAAACCGTATAATATACCACTTTCTCAACGTTATAATTACTCCGATGGTATTCGTAGTTTTTGGGTCTACAATAAAGATAAGTCCTTCAAACCTGACAGTGACACTAGACCTCGCACAGAAGTACGTATAAAG GGACATGACTATTCGTCTGGAATTTGGCAATTTGAAGGCTATGCTTTCGTCCCAACAGGGACATCCGGGGTGACCATAGTGCAAATTCATGGCGCTGCTGAAGGAGCAACGACTCTGCAACTGCGGATTTACAATGGAAACATGAGGTATTATCGGTACAACCTGGTGGCCACGGATCTGTACGACAAGTGGTTTCGAGTGAATGTGATCCATGATGTAGGCAAAGGGAAGATCACTGTTTTCATTGATGGAGAAGAGAAGTTTGTGGTGAACGATCAAGGACCCGGTGACTTGTATTTCAAATGTGGCGTTTATGCTGCACCTGCTAAATCTAGCAACTTCATGGAATCTAGGTGGAGGGATATTAAGCTTTTCAAAAAATGA